One Streptomyces sp. SAI-135 DNA segment encodes these proteins:
- a CDS encoding organic hydroperoxide resistance protein, whose amino-acid sequence MAVSYTAVVDVDGEGRNGGHVRSSDGLLETSLALPKELGGAGTATNPEQLLAAGWAACFLGALRRAATTRKIRLTRTTITAEITLTHGDDGEFSLSAVLSPVLGGVDQATAQELAEAAHQICPYSKATRDNIPVTIAASAA is encoded by the coding sequence ATGGCAGTCAGCTACACCGCCGTTGTCGACGTCGACGGAGAAGGCCGGAACGGCGGCCACGTCCGCTCCTCCGACGGTCTGCTGGAGACTTCCCTAGCCCTCCCCAAGGAACTCGGCGGCGCCGGCACCGCGACCAACCCCGAGCAGCTCCTGGCCGCGGGCTGGGCCGCGTGCTTCCTCGGCGCCCTGCGCCGAGCGGCCACCACCCGCAAGATCCGGCTCACCAGAACGACCATCACCGCCGAGATCACGCTCACCCACGGCGACGACGGCGAGTTCTCCCTCTCCGCGGTCCTCAGCCCCGTCCTCGGCGGCGTCGACCAGGCCACCGCACAGGAGCTCGCCGAGGCCGCGCACCAGATCTGCCCGTACTCCAAGGCCACGCGCGACAACATCCCCGTCACCATCGCCGCCTCCGCCGCCTGA
- a CDS encoding CGNR zinc finger domain-containing protein produces MNLDHVFVCGHPALDFAATLRARRSTRFEMFVTPERLNAWYLESGLVDAITPGKEADVQEATTVREAVYRLVTDRRLGEQFDREALAVLNAAARKAPATPQLTLAGRHTDATPEQALATVARQAVELLSGPDVPLMKECGNPECTRVYIDRSRGMRRQWCGMESCGNKIKAAAYRARKKSAPATAGR; encoded by the coding sequence GTGAATCTTGACCATGTCTTCGTATGCGGGCACCCGGCTCTCGACTTCGCGGCCACGCTCCGGGCCCGACGCTCGACCCGGTTCGAGATGTTCGTGACGCCGGAGCGCCTGAACGCCTGGTACCTCGAGTCCGGGCTCGTGGACGCGATCACGCCGGGGAAGGAGGCCGACGTCCAGGAAGCCACCACCGTACGCGAAGCCGTCTACCGGCTCGTCACCGACCGCCGGCTCGGCGAGCAGTTCGACCGGGAGGCGCTCGCCGTGCTCAACGCGGCCGCGCGCAAGGCGCCCGCGACTCCGCAGCTCACCCTGGCAGGTCGGCACACCGACGCGACGCCCGAGCAGGCACTCGCGACCGTCGCCCGTCAGGCCGTCGAGCTGCTCAGCGGCCCCGACGTGCCCCTGATGAAGGAGTGCGGCAACCCCGAGTGCACCCGGGTCTACATCGACCGCTCACGGGGCATGCGGCGCCAGTGGTGCGGCATGGAGTCCTGCGGCAACAAGATCAAGGCCGCCGCGTACCGCGCCCGGAAGAAGTCCGCGCCGGCCACGGCCGGCCGCTGA
- a CDS encoding discoidin domain-containing protein, translating to MVEQACPRHPSRRTLVATGSTLLAGFGLGAVFAPAAEAAPRTADATASAAPGELAAYRPVRVSSQAYAPTPAEFAVDALPGPGVRGTGWRAGAGDPQWIEVDLEAACRVDRVRLTFEADASDPVFTPPTEGNPRSGTTGKEILSSYAREFVVETSRDRESWSSVYRTTAGTGGVVDIPLSVPVTARWVRMTARRRSSDNPLGLNGFAVYGTAPGRRPEATGWTDWGTHQHDAPRLTVAADGTVPLESGWTLTMDDWADGDGPALSRTGTDTSRWLPATVPGTVLGTLVDQGKLPDPVAGLNNLRIPEALSRHSWWYRRDFDLPRGLRTGSGRHVWLEFDGVNHKAEIWLNGHGVGEVTFPFARSAHDITGLLAAEGGNALAVRVSPMPVPGSPGDKGPAGEAWVDAGANTMNLNSPTYLASSGWDWMPAVRDRAAGIWNHVRLRSTGHIVIGDPRVDTALPELPDLSVAELTVTIPVRNADTTDHEATVSAAFGDVRVSRTVTVPAGKDIDVIFTPDAFNALRLKNPDLWWPNGLGEPTLHELTLTARTGGAESDRRTTRFGIRQFGYEYDTPLKFTPSSDAYTQTVQLGDQRARHVRVRCLTRATDWGSSLWTLSVFDSARPGTDLALHAPAEASTTDEDGHAAANATDGDPNTRWSSAFADDQWIRVDLGSVQSFDRVDLVWEQAYARTFVVQVSADGDQWTDAASVDNTAVPLPFNSGDASLRVTDFEARTARYVRLSCGVRNTSWGNSLWSLAVIDSAEPGTDLALHRDARASSEEDGHPAAHATDGAPGTRWSSAYEDNQWLQVDLGASRRFDRVAVVWEQAYPKTYTVQVSDDGDTWTDVTTVTNTPDPLKISVNGVRVLVRGGNWGWDELLRRMPAERMDAAVRMHRAMNFTMIRNWVGSSNREEFYAACDAHGILVWNDFPNAWGMDPPDHEAFVSTARDTVLRYRIHPSVAVWCGANEGNPPAAVDEGMRKAVQSQVPGVLYQNNSAGGIVTGGGPYGYVEPERYFDPSTYGSKDFGFHTEIGMPVVSTAASTRAMVGEDGPEWPIGGAWYLHDWSERGNQAPQNYKAAVETRLGTARDLDDFTRKAQFVNYENFRAMFEAWNANLWDNASGLMLWMSHPAWHSTVWQTYDYDFDVNGAYFGCRNACEPLHVQADPVKWQVIAVNHTRQVLKGATVRAETYDLSGRRIAGTRTARVDVEPAASVPAFTAAPAEDLPDLHLLRLTLTDGAGKVRSRNTYWRCRTPEALRALNQARQAKLSASLTKVSGDGERRTATATVRNRGSEVAAMVRLSLLDEDGTRVLPTLYDDNYLWLLPGESRTVTLSWPASALPSNRPRLRAEGYNTPPVTARG from the coding sequence ATGGTCGAACAGGCGTGTCCGCGACACCCCTCCCGACGCACTCTCGTCGCGACCGGCTCGACGCTGCTGGCCGGGTTCGGCCTCGGCGCGGTCTTCGCACCGGCCGCCGAAGCCGCCCCCCGAACCGCCGACGCCACCGCCTCCGCCGCGCCGGGTGAGCTCGCCGCCTACCGCCCGGTCCGGGTCTCCTCGCAGGCCTACGCCCCGACTCCCGCCGAGTTCGCGGTGGACGCGCTCCCCGGACCGGGGGTCCGCGGCACCGGATGGCGGGCCGGGGCGGGCGACCCGCAGTGGATCGAGGTCGACCTGGAGGCGGCCTGCCGCGTCGACCGCGTACGGCTGACCTTCGAAGCCGACGCGAGCGACCCGGTGTTCACCCCTCCGACCGAGGGCAACCCCCGGTCGGGCACCACCGGCAAGGAGATACTCTCCAGCTACGCCAGGGAGTTCGTCGTCGAGACGTCCCGCGACCGCGAGTCCTGGAGCAGCGTCTACCGCACCACGGCCGGCACCGGCGGCGTCGTGGACATCCCCCTGTCGGTCCCCGTCACGGCACGCTGGGTACGGATGACGGCCCGCCGGCGATCCAGCGACAACCCGCTCGGCCTCAACGGCTTCGCGGTGTACGGCACCGCCCCGGGCCGGCGTCCCGAGGCCACCGGCTGGACCGACTGGGGCACCCACCAGCACGACGCGCCCCGGCTCACGGTCGCCGCCGACGGCACGGTGCCGCTGGAGTCGGGATGGACGCTCACCATGGACGACTGGGCGGACGGCGACGGCCCGGCCCTGTCGCGGACCGGCACGGACACCAGCCGCTGGCTGCCCGCGACCGTGCCCGGCACCGTCCTGGGCACCCTGGTCGACCAGGGCAAGTTGCCCGACCCGGTCGCGGGGCTGAACAACCTGCGCATCCCCGAGGCGCTGTCCCGTCACTCCTGGTGGTACCGGCGGGACTTCGACCTGCCCCGCGGCCTGCGCACCGGCAGCGGACGGCACGTCTGGCTGGAGTTCGACGGCGTCAACCACAAGGCCGAGATCTGGCTCAACGGACACGGAGTGGGCGAGGTGACGTTCCCCTTCGCCCGCTCCGCCCACGACATCACCGGCCTGCTGGCCGCCGAGGGCGGCAACGCGCTCGCCGTGCGCGTCTCCCCCATGCCGGTGCCCGGCAGCCCCGGTGACAAGGGCCCGGCGGGCGAGGCCTGGGTGGACGCCGGAGCCAACACGATGAACCTCAACTCGCCGACGTACCTCGCCTCTTCGGGATGGGACTGGATGCCCGCGGTCCGGGACCGGGCGGCCGGCATCTGGAACCACGTGCGGCTGAGATCGACCGGCCACATCGTCATCGGCGACCCACGGGTGGACACCGCGCTGCCCGAGCTGCCGGACCTGTCGGTCGCCGAGCTCACCGTGACGATCCCGGTGCGCAACGCCGACACGACGGACCACGAGGCCACCGTCTCCGCCGCGTTCGGCGACGTCCGCGTCTCGCGCACGGTCACCGTCCCGGCCGGGAAAGACATCGATGTCATCTTCACTCCCGACGCCTTCAACGCCCTGCGGCTGAAGAACCCCGACCTGTGGTGGCCGAACGGTCTGGGCGAGCCCACCCTGCACGAGCTGACCCTGACCGCCCGCACCGGCGGCGCCGAGAGCGACCGGCGCACCACCCGTTTCGGCATACGGCAGTTCGGCTACGAGTACGACACCCCGCTGAAGTTCACCCCGTCCTCCGACGCGTACACCCAGACAGTCCAGCTCGGCGACCAGCGCGCCCGGCACGTCCGGGTGCGCTGCCTGACCCGGGCCACCGACTGGGGCAGTTCCCTGTGGACCCTGTCGGTGTTCGACAGCGCACGCCCCGGCACCGACCTCGCCCTGCACGCCCCCGCCGAAGCCTCCACCACGGACGAGGACGGCCACGCGGCCGCCAACGCCACCGACGGCGACCCGAACACCCGCTGGTCCTCCGCCTTCGCCGACGACCAGTGGATCCGCGTCGACCTCGGCTCGGTGCAGTCCTTCGACCGGGTCGACCTCGTCTGGGAGCAGGCCTACGCACGGACCTTCGTCGTGCAGGTCTCCGCGGACGGCGACCAGTGGACGGACGCCGCGTCGGTGGACAACACGGCCGTGCCGCTGCCCTTCAACAGCGGTGACGCCAGCCTGCGGGTGACCGACTTCGAGGCCCGTACGGCCCGTTACGTCCGACTGTCCTGCGGCGTGCGCAACACCAGCTGGGGCAACTCCCTGTGGTCCCTCGCCGTCATCGACAGCGCCGAGCCGGGCACCGACCTGGCCCTGCACCGGGACGCGAGAGCCTCCAGCGAGGAGGACGGCCACCCGGCCGCCCACGCCACCGACGGCGCCCCCGGCACCCGCTGGTCCTCCGCCTACGAGGACAACCAGTGGCTCCAGGTCGACCTGGGCGCGAGCCGGCGCTTCGACCGGGTGGCCGTGGTCTGGGAGCAGGCGTACCCGAAGACGTACACCGTCCAGGTCTCCGACGACGGTGACACCTGGACCGATGTCACCACCGTCACCAACACCCCGGACCCGCTGAAGATCAGCGTCAACGGCGTCCGGGTGCTGGTGCGCGGCGGCAACTGGGGCTGGGACGAACTGCTGCGCCGGATGCCCGCCGAGCGGATGGACGCGGCGGTGCGCATGCACCGGGCCATGAACTTCACGATGATCCGCAACTGGGTCGGCAGCAGCAACCGCGAGGAGTTCTACGCCGCCTGCGACGCCCACGGCATCCTGGTGTGGAACGACTTCCCCAACGCCTGGGGCATGGACCCGCCGGACCACGAGGCGTTCGTGTCCACGGCCCGCGACACCGTGCTGCGCTACCGCATCCACCCGAGTGTGGCGGTGTGGTGCGGCGCCAACGAGGGCAACCCGCCGGCCGCGGTGGACGAGGGCATGCGCAAGGCGGTCCAGAGCCAGGTGCCCGGCGTGCTCTACCAGAACAACTCCGCCGGCGGCATCGTCACCGGCGGCGGCCCCTACGGCTATGTCGAGCCGGAGCGGTACTTCGACCCGTCGACGTACGGCAGCAAGGACTTCGGCTTCCACACCGAGATCGGCATGCCCGTCGTGTCCACCGCCGCCAGCACCCGCGCGATGGTCGGCGAGGACGGGCCCGAGTGGCCCATCGGGGGCGCCTGGTACCTCCACGACTGGAGCGAGCGCGGCAACCAGGCCCCGCAGAACTACAAGGCGGCCGTCGAGACCCGCCTCGGCACCGCCCGCGACCTGGACGACTTCACGCGCAAGGCGCAGTTCGTCAACTACGAGAACTTCCGCGCCATGTTCGAGGCGTGGAACGCCAACCTGTGGGACAACGCCAGCGGGTTGATGCTGTGGATGTCCCACCCGGCCTGGCACAGCACTGTCTGGCAGACGTACGACTACGACTTCGACGTCAACGGCGCCTACTTCGGCTGCCGGAACGCCTGCGAGCCCCTGCACGTCCAGGCCGACCCGGTGAAGTGGCAGGTCATCGCGGTCAACCACACCCGCCAGGTGCTCAAGGGGGCGACGGTCAGGGCGGAGACGTACGACCTGTCCGGCCGCCGGATCGCCGGCACGCGGACCGCACGGGTGGACGTGGAGCCCGCCGCCTCAGTCCCGGCGTTCACCGCGGCGCCCGCGGAGGACCTGCCGGATCTGCACCTGCTGCGGCTGACCCTCACGGACGGAGCCGGCAAGGTCCGCTCGCGCAACACCTACTGGCGCTGCCGCACCCCCGAGGCCCTGCGCGCCCTCAACCAGGCCCGGCAGGCCAAGCTGTCCGCCTCTCTCACGAAGGTGTCGGGTGACGGGGAGAGGCGTACGGCGACCGCCACGGTCCGCAACCGCGGGTCCGAGGTCGCGGCGATGGTCCGGCTCTCCCTGCTGGACGAGGACGGCACCCGGGTGCTGCCGACGCTCTACGACGACAACTACCTGTGGCTGCTGCCCGGTGAGAGCCGGACGGTCACCCTGTCGTGGCCCGCCTCCGCCCTGCCGTCGAACCGGCCGAGGTTGCGGGCGGAGGGATACAACACTCCCCCGGTCACGGCACGCGGCTGA
- a CDS encoding VOC family protein yields MDMKLEVVILPVSDVDRAKGFYVEQLGWRLDADFPINDGYRIVQVTPPGSECSVIFGEGLTQQEAGTLHGLQLTVTDILDAQKELTARGVEVSGPFRDETGAFHHAGDTHRVPGTHPERASYGTFAAFKDLDGNEWFLQEVTERAPGR; encoded by the coding sequence ATGGACATGAAGCTCGAAGTCGTCATCCTGCCCGTCTCCGACGTGGACCGGGCCAAGGGCTTCTACGTGGAACAGCTCGGCTGGCGCCTCGACGCCGACTTCCCGATCAACGACGGGTACCGGATCGTCCAGGTCACCCCGCCCGGCTCCGAGTGCTCCGTCATCTTCGGCGAGGGCCTCACCCAGCAGGAGGCGGGCACGCTCCACGGCCTCCAACTGACCGTCACCGACATCCTCGACGCCCAGAAGGAGCTGACCGCACGCGGTGTGGAGGTCTCCGGCCCGTTCCGCGACGAGACCGGCGCCTTCCACCACGCCGGCGACACCCACCGCGTGCCCGGCACGCACCCCGAACGGGCCAGCTACGGAACCTTCGCCGCCTTCAAGGACCTCGACGGCAACGAGTGGTTCCTGCAGGAGGTCACCGAGCGCGCCCCCGGCCGCTGA